The Lysinibacillus irui sequence TTTAATAGAGGTAAGATTCCTAAGAAGCTTAAACAATGGACAGAGGAGCGTTTGAGTCGAAATGAACCATTTTTAATATTTTTCCCGACAATTAGTTTAATGAAGATAGCAGCACCACTTTTTCAATTAATAAATGAAGATATACTTGCTGTGCATGCAGAGGATTCGGAGCGTAAAGAGAAAGTGGTGAAACTGCGAAATAAAGAAGTGCCAGGATTATTAACGACAACTATTTTAGAAAGAGGCATTACGATCAGCAATGTCCAGGTGGCTGTTATTGGGGCTGAATCCCCCGTTTTTACAGCTAGTGCACTTATTCAAATCGCAGGCCGTGTCGGACGAAATATTCAATTTCCTGATGGGGACGTCCTATACTTTCATCACGGTATTACGACAGAGATGGACGAGGCGCGTGCAAAAATTCTTTTTTATAATAAGAAAGGATTTTTCAATGAATAAAATAGAAACGCGCTGTTTAATATGCTCTCAATCATTAAACACCATGATTTCCTGGAACACACTTTTAATAAAGCAATTCTCTCCGACTATATGTGAAAGATGTAACTCTCACTTTCAACGCTCAAACTCCTCTACCGCACTCTACCAATACAATGATCACATGAAAGATTTCTTACACCAGTTTAAATTTCTACAAGATGTAGCCCTCGCAAAAGTATTTCGTCAGGAGCTATATACTCGCTTTAAGAAAGAAAAGGCGACTTTTATTCCAATTCCCGTGCATCCCCTCAAACAACAGGAACGCACCTTTTCGCATACAGAGGAACTATTGAAGGCTGCTCATGTCCCATATATTCAGCTACTAGAAAAGACTACTACCGAGACACAAAGCTCTAAAAATAGAGAACAACGGTTACATGCGGCACCACTTTTTCGCTTGATGACGGATGTACACGTGGAGCATAAAGATTATCTTCTATTTGACGATATAAAAACTACAGGAACTACTTTACAGCATGCTGAAGATGTGTTAAAACAAGCAGGTGCTAAAAATGTCCAATACTTCACATTAATTGAAGGTTAAAAATACCAAAGTGTAATGTATAATAAATAACATTCATAGATAAGAAATGTTGTAAGAGGAGGAAAATAGATGGCAGAGGTTCGTAATTGTCCAAAATGTAATGAATTTTTCAATTATACAGGGGTCCGAGAGGTTTGTCATAAATGTGCACAATCAGAGGAAGAGCTGTATCAAATCGTCTATCGCTTCTTACGTAAACGCGAAAACCGTGCAGCAACAGTTGAACGCATTGTGGAAGCAACAGGCGCAGAAGAAGAGCTATTATACAGATGGGTTCGCAAAGGTCGTTTGCAACCAGCCATGTTCCCTAACCTTGGCTATCCATGTGATAACTGTGGTCACCTGACAACGAAAGGCAAGCTTTGTACGAAATGTCAGGATGAATTAAAGGCCGATTTGCGTACATTTGAAGCGGCAAAGGAATTCCGTGAAAGTGTAGAGCAACGTGATCGTGTCACGTATCACTCAGAGCGAAAACGTTAATAACTGGAATTGTGTGTTAATTTTAAACAAAATTAGCACACTTTTTTATATGTGAAAACTTAACATTATGTGAGACAATCCGAAATAATAGTAAGATAAGATTTTTAGATAGGAGGTTTCGATATGAAAATTACATCTTATGGAATTAATGCGGTGAACGCCTATAAAAACCAAGTGCGCAATGTGAAATCAGATACAAACAAAGCTTCTTTTGCAGATAAAATTGAAATTTCAAAGGCAGCACAGGAATTGCAAGGAGTTTCAACCTACAGTACAGAACGAGCTGACCGCGTACAGCAATTGAAAAAAGACATTGAATCTGGTGAATACAAAGTAGATGCTCGTAAAGTAGCGGAGGATATGCTGAAATATTATCGTTTCTAGGGAATAGCAGAAAGGGTGTATAGCGATATGTCTGTAGAAGCGATTAGTTCTACACTAACGATGCTAGAGAAAATGCATAAAAGCTTACTTGAACTAGCCTATAAAAAAACAGAAATCATCAAAGCTGGCGATATCGAAGCTCTAGACCAATTGCTCAAGGATGAGCAGGCACACGTAGCAGCCATCGATAAGCTCGAGCAACAGCGTCAGAAACAGGTAACGGACTACCTTGAAGCAAAGGGACTTGCTTCAACTGACAAAACAACTGTAGCAGATGTCATCGAGGCTGCTGAACAACAAGCTGACAAAGCAACACTATCAGCAGTTCGCGAACGCTTAATACAAATCATCAAAGACCTACGAAAACAAAATGATCTAAATCAAAAACTCGTTTTCCAATCTCTACAAATCGTCAACCTAACACTAGACGCCGTAAGACCTCGCACAGAGCAAATGAATTACTCTAGCAATGAGGTCCGCGGCACAAACAATATAGCTAAAAAATCATATTTCGATTCACAAGCATAACAAGGGAGGAAGAAACATGCGCTCAACATTTATGGGCCTAGAAGCAAGCAAACGCGGCCTCTTCGTACAACAAACAGCTTTATACACAACAGGACACAATATCTCGAACGCTAACACGCTAGGTTACTCTCGCCAACGAGTAAATATGCAGGCGACACCAGGTTTTCCAACAGCCGGCTTAAACCAACCTACTTATCCAGGACATCTTGGTACTGGGGTTGAAGCAAGTTCAATCCAACGTATTCGCAGTGAATTTATCGATCGCCAATACCGTCAAGAAACAAATAAATTTGGATATTGGGAATCTAGAACAAATGCTATAGCACAAATGGAAGATGTCATGAATGAACCTTCGGAATTCGGTTTAGATAAAGCATTCGAGCAGTTCTGGAAAGGACTTGAAGATGTGGGGACTAAGCCTGCAGATGGTGCTTCACGTCAAGTAGCTATTAGCCGTGCAGAGCACTTAGCTGAATCTTTTAATTACCTTGATAAACAATTAAAAATGATTCAGGGCAATCTTGGAAATGAACTTAATGTTTCGACAACTCAAATTAATACCATCCTTAAACAAATTGCAGCGGTTAATAAACAGATACAAGAGGTCGAACCAAGTGGACATGTACCGAATGATTTATATGATGTTCGTGATACTTTAGTCGATAAATTAAATGAGTATATCCCAGTATCAATTGAACGTATTCCTTCAGGTGGTTTAGCATCAGAGGTTGCAGAAGGAAGTTTGAAAATTACCTTTAAAGGGACAGATGGTATTGTCAGAGATCTAGTAAACGGTAAAGATTTCGCTCAATTTACAGCAATGGGTACAAATGGCACTAAGGTGACAGGCGACGATATTACAAACTCTTTTTCTGAATTACAATTAACAGGATTGGAATCTTTAGATGTACATGAGGCTGGCACTGTCACTAGTACACAAACGGCCATTAAACAGCAAGATTTTGAAGCATCGAAAGGGAAATTACTTTCATTAATTAATTCATTTGGTTATCAAAGTGCGGGTGGCGATGTTAAAGGATACTACCCAGAAACTTTACAAAAATTAGATCAATTAGCCAATGCATTTATTAAAGAATTCAATGCACAACATGCAAAAGGTTATACACTAGAAGAGAAAGATGCAAATGGAAACATCATCAATGCTTCTGTACAAGGAGGCGTTTTCTTTGAAGGTACTGGTGCTGGTGGAATCAAGGTTAATGAAGATATCCTAAAAAACCCCAACCTATTAGCTGCATCTTCTAACCCAACAGAAGAAGGAAATGGTAAGAATGCTTACGAACTTGCAAATATGCAACATAAATTATATGCAGATATAGATAACGCAAGCTTACAATCATTCTACCAAGCGATTGTCGGAAAAGTTGGTGTAGATGGTGAAGAGGCGTTACGTTTAGCTGCGACATCTGAATCCCAGCGTCTTATGGTATCTAATAGCCGTGATGCTGTAAGTGCAGTTTCCTTAGATGAAGAAATGACAAATATGATTACATTCCAACAAGCGTATAATGCAAATGCACGTATGATTACGGTTGTCGATGAAACATTGGATAAAATCATTAATGGTATGGGTCGAGTTGGTCTATAACCATAATATATAGAGATAACTCTCTTAAACTTACAAGAAGGAGGTTTTTTTCAGAATGCGTGTAACACAATCTATGCTTTCAAATAACATGCTACGCAATTTAAATAACAGCTATGGTAAAATGTCAAAGCTCCAAGACCAAATCAACTCCGGTTCAAAAATTACTCGGCCATCTGACGACCCAGTAATTGCAGTTAAAGGAATGGGTTATCGCCGAGATTTAGCTAAAGTTGAACAATATACTCGTAATATGATTACAGCAAGTAGCTGGTTAGATTCGACGGATGAATCTCTTAATCAGGTAGGCGAGCAAATGAAGCGAGTTCGAGAACTTGTCATTCAAGCTTCCAACGATACTAACACACCTGAAGAACGTGAAAAAATGAAGATGGAAATTGATCAAATTCGCCAACAGATACAGGATGTAGGAAATACGAATATTGGTGGCAGTTACATATTTAGTGGAACCAATACAAATCAGCCATTGTTTATACCAGGAGGAAGCGGTAAAGTAATTGATCCTAATATAAACAGTAATACAGTGAATATTGAAATTTATGATGGTATTCAAATCCCAGTCAATACACCGGGCAAGGATTTATTTAAAAATATAGATGATATGATGGGGAAAATCTCTGA is a genomic window containing:
- a CDS encoding ComF family protein; this encodes MKDFLHQFKFLQDVALAKVFRQELYTRFKKEKATFIPIPVHPLKQQERTFSHTEELLKAAHVPYIQLLEKTTTETQSSKNREQRLHAAPLFRLMTDVHVEHKDYLLFDDIKTTGTTLQHAEDVLKQAGAKNVQYFTLIEG
- a CDS encoding TIGR03826 family flagellar region protein, giving the protein MAEVRNCPKCNEFFNYTGVREVCHKCAQSEEELYQIVYRFLRKRENRAATVERIVEATGAEEELLYRWVRKGRLQPAMFPNLGYPCDNCGHLTTKGKLCTKCQDELKADLRTFEAAKEFRESVEQRDRVTYHSERKR
- the flgM gene encoding flagellar biosynthesis anti-sigma factor FlgM; the encoded protein is MKITSYGINAVNAYKNQVRNVKSDTNKASFADKIEISKAAQELQGVSTYSTERADRVQQLKKDIESGEYKVDARKVAEDMLKYYRF
- a CDS encoding flagellar protein FlgN, translated to MSVEAISSTLTMLEKMHKSLLELAYKKTEIIKAGDIEALDQLLKDEQAHVAAIDKLEQQRQKQVTDYLEAKGLASTDKTTVADVIEAAEQQADKATLSAVRERLIQIIKDLRKQNDLNQKLVFQSLQIVNLTLDAVRPRTEQMNYSSNEVRGTNNIAKKSYFDSQA
- the flgK gene encoding flagellar hook-associated protein FlgK; translated protein: MRSTFMGLEASKRGLFVQQTALYTTGHNISNANTLGYSRQRVNMQATPGFPTAGLNQPTYPGHLGTGVEASSIQRIRSEFIDRQYRQETNKFGYWESRTNAIAQMEDVMNEPSEFGLDKAFEQFWKGLEDVGTKPADGASRQVAISRAEHLAESFNYLDKQLKMIQGNLGNELNVSTTQINTILKQIAAVNKQIQEVEPSGHVPNDLYDVRDTLVDKLNEYIPVSIERIPSGGLASEVAEGSLKITFKGTDGIVRDLVNGKDFAQFTAMGTNGTKVTGDDITNSFSELQLTGLESLDVHEAGTVTSTQTAIKQQDFEASKGKLLSLINSFGYQSAGGDVKGYYPETLQKLDQLANAFIKEFNAQHAKGYTLEEKDANGNIINASVQGGVFFEGTGAGGIKVNEDILKNPNLLAASSNPTEEGNGKNAYELANMQHKLYADIDNASLQSFYQAIVGKVGVDGEEALRLAATSESQRLMVSNSRDAVSAVSLDEEMTNMITFQQAYNANARMITVVDETLDKIINGMGRVGL
- the flgL gene encoding flagellar hook-associated protein FlgL gives rise to the protein MRVTQSMLSNNMLRNLNNSYGKMSKLQDQINSGSKITRPSDDPVIAVKGMGYRRDLAKVEQYTRNMITASSWLDSTDESLNQVGEQMKRVRELVIQASNDTNTPEEREKMKMEIDQIRQQIQDVGNTNIGGSYIFSGTNTNQPLFIPGGSGKVIDPNINSNTVNIEIYDGIQIPVNTPGKDLFKNIDDMMGKISDILGDPTKTGEEIGDMLGGLSSSSTNDDITAMHNKVLEAQADIGARQNRVEMMENRLGIREVNVTKQLRDNESVDYAKAITEMVTHESIHQAALSVGSKIIQQTLVDFIR